The Megalopta genalis isolate 19385.01 unplaced genomic scaffold, iyMegGena1_principal scaffold0095, whole genome shotgun sequence genome has a window encoding:
- the LOC143262201 gene encoding uncharacterized protein LOC143262201 isoform X3 has protein sequence MDAFQKNYNTYYTVMCITGLLPSDHSLKTNVRRLGFCLLTLCCIGMQVSTLRMVETSLHNVLQTLSFTFPLLLFVLRYVGFIISFPVIKSTIENIEHDFIATKDPMEMDIFMKQITEARRVVMVLVVVYQLIIVLWMGLLSLSCTESSLAVIACYLCGLLEITSYRIRTAVEQLANSATLTSNMIDIRSAMDLHQRASELSANITKSLAIPYLVAVLAVVASFAANIYRLFLALGDLSDKENILFCVPVTLVHLFIIYLNNYSGQKLITSSIGLFNDIYDSLWYRIPPKSQKILLFVLMRSSYQMEFSCAGLFVPSNQGFARMMSTSFSYFTTITSVQ, from the exons ATGGACGCGTTCCAGAAAAATTATAATACCTATTATACTGTGATGTGTATTACTGGACTGTTGCCCAGTGATCACTCTCTAAAAACGAACGTTCGCAGACTCGGTTTCTGTTTGCTTACTCTCTGCTGCATTGGGATGCAG GTATCGACGTTAAGAATGGTAGAAACTTCACTGCATAATGTACTTCAGACGTTATCGTTCACCTTTCCCTTGTTATTATTCGTTTTACGATACGTTGGATTCATCATCAGTTTTCCAGTA ATAAAATCCacaattgaaaatattgaacatGATTTCATTGCGACGAAAGATCCTATGGAAATGGATATATTCATGAAACAAATAACAGAAGCGAGACGCGTGGTCATGGTATTAGTAG TTGTTTATCAACTTATAATTGTACTCTGGATGGGACTATTATCGCTAAGCTGTACGGAATCATCGCTTGCTGTCATTGCCTGTTATTTGTGTGGATTATTGGAAATCACCAG TTACCGAATACGAACAGCTGTTGAGCAGCTGGCGAATTCAGCGACGCTTACATCGAATATGATAGACATACGATCAGCAATGGATTTGCACCAACGTGCTTCTGA ACTCTCAGCAAATATTACGAAGTCTTTGGCGATACCTTATTTAGTGGCAGTCCTAGCAGTTGTTGCCTCGTTTGCTGCAAATATATACCGC CTATTCCTGGCGCTTGGAGATTTGAGTGACAAGGAAAACATATTGTTTTGTGTTCCAGTTACTttggtacatttgttcattatatatttaaacaattatagTGGACAAAAACTGATTACTTCTAGTATTGGATTATTCAATGATAT ATACGATTCATTGTGGTACCGTATACCACCGAAGTCACAGAAAATATTACTATTCGTATTGATGAGAAGTAGTTACCAAATGGAATTTAGTTGCGCTGGTTTATTCGTTCCGTCTAACCAAGGCTTTGCCAGG ATGATGAGCACATCATTTTCGTACTTTACCACAATCACGTCGGTTCAGTAG
- the LOC143262201 gene encoding uncharacterized protein LOC143262201 isoform X1: MDAFQKNYNTYYTVMCITGLLPSDHSLKTNVRRLGFCLLTLCCIGMQVSTLRMVETSLHNVLQTLSFTFPLLLFVLRYVGFIISFPVIKSTIENIEHDFIATKDPMEMDIFMKQITEARRVVMVLVVVSSGGALLLSLILFIPTILQSQLHIRYLNIFGFFYLELNRNSTLVVYQLIIVLWMGLLSLSCTESSLAVIACYLCGLLEITSYRIRTAVEQLANSATLTSNMIDIRSAMDLHQRASELSANITKSLAIPYLVAVLAVVASFAANIYRLFLALGDLSDKENILFCVPVTLVHLFIIYLNNYSGQKLITSSIGLFNDIYDSLWYRIPPKSQKILLFVLMRSSYQMEFSCAGLFVPSNQGFARMMSTSFSYFTTITSVQ; this comes from the exons ATGGACGCGTTCCAGAAAAATTATAATACCTATTATACTGTGATGTGTATTACTGGACTGTTGCCCAGTGATCACTCTCTAAAAACGAACGTTCGCAGACTCGGTTTCTGTTTGCTTACTCTCTGCTGCATTGGGATGCAG GTATCGACGTTAAGAATGGTAGAAACTTCACTGCATAATGTACTTCAGACGTTATCGTTCACCTTTCCCTTGTTATTATTCGTTTTACGATACGTTGGATTCATCATCAGTTTTCCAGTA ATAAAATCCacaattgaaaatattgaacatGATTTCATTGCGACGAAAGATCCTATGGAAATGGATATATTCATGAAACAAATAACAGAAGCGAGACGCGTGGTCATGGTATTAGTAG TCGTATCATCTGGAGGAGCGTTGCTGTTATCTCTTATACTATTCATTCCTACAATATTGCAATCACAACTTCATATACGTTATCTAAATATTTTTGGATTCTTTTATCTCGAGCTTAATCGGAATTCTACTCTAGTTGTTTATCAACTTATAATTGTACTCTGGATGGGACTATTATCGCTAAGCTGTACGGAATCATCGCTTGCTGTCATTGCCTGTTATTTGTGTGGATTATTGGAAATCACCAG TTACCGAATACGAACAGCTGTTGAGCAGCTGGCGAATTCAGCGACGCTTACATCGAATATGATAGACATACGATCAGCAATGGATTTGCACCAACGTGCTTCTGA ACTCTCAGCAAATATTACGAAGTCTTTGGCGATACCTTATTTAGTGGCAGTCCTAGCAGTTGTTGCCTCGTTTGCTGCAAATATATACCGC CTATTCCTGGCGCTTGGAGATTTGAGTGACAAGGAAAACATATTGTTTTGTGTTCCAGTTACTttggtacatttgttcattatatatttaaacaattatagTGGACAAAAACTGATTACTTCTAGTATTGGATTATTCAATGATAT ATACGATTCATTGTGGTACCGTATACCACCGAAGTCACAGAAAATATTACTATTCGTATTGATGAGAAGTAGTTACCAAATGGAATTTAGTTGCGCTGGTTTATTCGTTCCGTCTAACCAAGGCTTTGCCAGG ATGATGAGCACATCATTTTCGTACTTTACCACAATCACGTCGGTTCAGTAG
- the LOC143262201 gene encoding uncharacterized protein LOC143262201 isoform X2: protein MDAFQKNYNTYYTVMCITGLLPSDHSLKTNVRRLGFCLLTLCCIGMQVSTLRMVETSLHNVLQTLSFTFPLLLFVLRYVGFIISFPVIKSTIENIEHDFIATKDPMEMDIFMKQITEARRVVMVLVVVSSGGALLLSLILFIPTILQSQLHIRYLNIFGFFYLELNRNSTLVVYQLIIVLWMGLLSLSCTESSLAVIACYLCGLLEITSYRIRTAVEQLANSATLTSNMIDIRSAMDLHQRASEKTLSKYYEVFGDTLFSGSPSSCCLVCCKYIPLTLVHLFIIYLNNYSGQKLITSSIGLFNDIYDSLWYRIPPKSQKILLFVLMRSSYQMEFSCAGLFVPSNQGFARMMSTSFSYFTTITSVQ, encoded by the exons ATGGACGCGTTCCAGAAAAATTATAATACCTATTATACTGTGATGTGTATTACTGGACTGTTGCCCAGTGATCACTCTCTAAAAACGAACGTTCGCAGACTCGGTTTCTGTTTGCTTACTCTCTGCTGCATTGGGATGCAG GTATCGACGTTAAGAATGGTAGAAACTTCACTGCATAATGTACTTCAGACGTTATCGTTCACCTTTCCCTTGTTATTATTCGTTTTACGATACGTTGGATTCATCATCAGTTTTCCAGTA ATAAAATCCacaattgaaaatattgaacatGATTTCATTGCGACGAAAGATCCTATGGAAATGGATATATTCATGAAACAAATAACAGAAGCGAGACGCGTGGTCATGGTATTAGTAG TCGTATCATCTGGAGGAGCGTTGCTGTTATCTCTTATACTATTCATTCCTACAATATTGCAATCACAACTTCATATACGTTATCTAAATATTTTTGGATTCTTTTATCTCGAGCTTAATCGGAATTCTACTCTAGTTGTTTATCAACTTATAATTGTACTCTGGATGGGACTATTATCGCTAAGCTGTACGGAATCATCGCTTGCTGTCATTGCCTGTTATTTGTGTGGATTATTGGAAATCACCAG TTACCGAATACGAACAGCTGTTGAGCAGCTGGCGAATTCAGCGACGCTTACATCGAATATGATAGACATACGATCAGCAATGGATTTGCACCAACGTGCTTCTGA GAAGACTCTCAGCAAATATTACGAAGTCTTTGGCGATACCTTATTTAGTGGCAGTCCTAGCAGTTGTTGCCTCGTTTGCTGCAAATATATACCGC TTACTttggtacatttgttcattatatatttaaacaattatagTGGACAAAAACTGATTACTTCTAGTATTGGATTATTCAATGATAT ATACGATTCATTGTGGTACCGTATACCACCGAAGTCACAGAAAATATTACTATTCGTATTGATGAGAAGTAGTTACCAAATGGAATTTAGTTGCGCTGGTTTATTCGTTCCGTCTAACCAAGGCTTTGCCAGG ATGATGAGCACATCATTTTCGTACTTTACCACAATCACGTCGGTTCAGTAG
- the LOC117228176 gene encoding eukaryotic translation initiation factor 3 subunit C isoform X1, protein MCAFLTCSGTVISRGKIFLYNMSRFFATGYDSDTDTASEEEQVPRGPTAAFTFSDEEEETKRVVRSTKEKRYEEIANLIKLIRNYKKIKDMSSMLSSFEDLMRAYQKALPVITKEEAGQTPRFYVRCLVEMEDFINEIWEDREGRKNMSKNNSKSLTSLRQKLRKYNKDFEDDIAKFRENPDQDDDEEEDKPEEVVESEEEDDSAVAFKKAASEASEPDISKFKKSAADGDDGSESESDWGSSSDSESTSSEDEGQYQNIRERFIKNRAADKEEEEDKAKRKEQRKERKDKERKKRKDEDDGEGEWETVKGGVAIASEKPKMFAKDAEINVAAVLKKLSEIIAARGKKRTDRREQIELLHELQSIADAHNLGPAVAVKIKFSIVSSIFDYNPKVSDAMKPEHWTKILERITEMLDMLLSTKDMIIAENVSEDAEEFEVAPYKIHGCVLTLVERLDEEFTKLLKECDPHSNEYVERLKDEKQVSTIIDKVQEYLERQRTASELCRVYLRKIEHLYYKFDPNVLKQREGELGSDVTTSVQVMEKLCKYVYARDGTDRLRTRAILSHIYHHALHDNWFQARDLILMSHLQETIQHSDPATQILYNRIIAHLGLCAFRHANIKDAHNCLVDLMVTGKVKELLAQGLLPQRQHERSKEQEKIEKQRQMPFHMHINLELLECVYLVSAMLIEIPYMAAHEFDARRRMISKTFYQQLRSSERQSLVGPPESMREHVVAAAKAMRNGNWSACNNFIINEKMNAKVWDLFYQADKVRDMLTRLIKEEALRTYLFTYSHVYDSMSMPKLAEMFQLKRPVVHSIISKMIINEELMASLDDPTETVVMHRSEPSRLQSLALQLTDKVNNFVDSNERIFEMKQGNFFSRGNQGNFRDRQNYNRQGQDWGRQRRDRDRDRNREENRNY, encoded by the exons ATGTGCGCCTTCCTAACCTGCAGTGGTACTGTCATTTCAAGaggaaaaa TATTTTTGTACAATATGAGTCGATTTTTCGCAACTGGTTATGATTCTGATACTGATACTGCATCAGAAGAAGAGCAAGTACCTAGGGGACCAACTGCAGCTTTCACA TTCAGTGATGAAGAAGAAGAGACAAAACGGGTTGTTCGTTCGACAAAGGAGAAGAGATACGAAGAGATTGCAAATCTCATTAAACTAATACGAAACTATAAAAAGATCAAAGACATGAGCAGTATGCTGTCCA GTTTCGAGGATCTAATGCGTGCCTATCAAAAGGCATTACCTGTAATTACGAAAGAGGAAGCTGGCCAAACACCGCGATTTTATGTCAGATGTTTGGTGGAAATGGAAGATTTCATTAATGAAATATGGGAGGATCGTGAAGGGCGTAAAAATATGTcaaaaaacaattcgaagtctTTAACTTCTTTGCGTCAGAAACTTCGTAAATATAACAAAGACTTTGAAGATGACATAGCCAAGTTCAGAGAGAATCCGGATCAagacgacgacgaggaggaggaTAAAC CCGAAGAAGTTGTAGAATCTGAGGAAGAGGATGACAGTGCTGTAGCTTTCAAGAAAGCTGCTTCCGAAGCAAGCGAACCAGACATATCCAAATTCAAA AAAAGTGCGGCTGATGGTGATGATGGTAGCGAAAGTGAATCTGATTGGGGCAGCTCCTCGGATAGTGAAAGCACGAGTAGCGAAGACGAGGGCCAATATCAAAATATTCGCGAGCGATTCATTAAAAA TAGAGCGGCTGAtaaggaggaggaagaagacAAAGCGAAGCGGAAAGAACAGCGAAAGGAGCGTAAAGACAAGGAAAGGAAAAAGAGGAAGGACGAGGACGATGGTGAAGGCGAATGGGAGACTGTGAAGGGGGGTGTAGCCATCGCATCCGAGAAGCCGAAAATGTTCGCTAAAGATGCTGAGATCAACGTGGCTGCTGTTTTGAAGAAGCTGTCTGAAATCATTGCTGCTCGTGGTAAAAAGCGCACAGACAGACGGGAACAGATAGAGCTGTTGCACGAGTTGCAATCGATAGCTGATGCTCATAATCTTGGGCCAGCTGTGGCGGTGAAGATCAAGTTCTCTATAGTATCCTCTATCTTCGATTACAATCCGAAGGTATCGGACGCGATGAAGCCTGAGCACTGGACCAAGATCCTGGAACGTATAACAGAGATGCTGGACATGCTGCTGAGTACCAAAGACATGATAATCGCCGAGAACGTATCTGAGGATGCGGAAGAGTTTGAGGTCGCTCCGTATAAAATACATGGGTGTGTGTTGACATTAGTAGAACGTTTAGACGAAGAGTTCACGAAACTGTTAAAGGAGTGCGATCCGCACAGTAACGAGTACGTAGAACGATTGAAAGATGAGAAACAAGTGTCGACGATAATTGACAAGGTTCAAGAGTACTTGGAAAGGCAAAGAACCGCGTCCGAACTCTGTCGCGTATATCTACGTAAAATCGAGCATTTGTATTACAAGTTTGATCCGAATGTTCTTAAACAGAGAGAG GGAGAACTCGGTTCAGACGTTACAACGTCCGTCCAAGTAATGGAGAAGCTTTGTAAATATGTTTATGCTCGTGATGGAACGGACAGGCTCAGGACTCGTGCGATCCTTTCTCATATTTATCATCACGCTCTTCACGATAACTGGTTTCAAGCGCGCGACCTAATATTAATGTCTCATTTACAAGAAACCATTCAGCATTCTGATCCAGCTACACAG ATTTTGTACAATAGAATTATAGCTCACCTGGGCTTGTGCGCGTTCCGTCACGCGAATATTAAAGATGCACACAATTGTCTGGTCGATTTGATGGTAACAGGAAAGGTGAAGGAACTTCTGGCGCAAGGTCTTCTTCCTCAAAGACAGCACGAGCGTAGCAAGGAGCAAGAGAAGATCGAGAAACAGAGACAAATGCCGTTCCATATGCACATCAATTTAGAACTTTTGGAATGCGTTTATCTGGTCTCTGCAATGCTCATTGAAATCCCATACATGGCTGCTCATGAGTTCGATGCGAGAAGGAGAATGATTTCGAAGACATTCTATCAACAGTTGAGATCCAGCGAACGTCAGTCGTTGGTTGGTCCTCCGGAATCGATGAGGGAGCACGTTGTGGCCGCGGCGAAAGCGATGCGCAACGGAAACTGGTCGGCATGCAATAATTTCATAATCAACGAGAAGATGAACGCCAAAGTTTGGGATCTTTTCTATCAAGCGGATAAAGTTCGGGACATGCTTACAAGATTGATCAAAGAAGAGGCTTTGAGGACGTATTTATTCACCTATTCGCACGTCTATGATTCTATGTCTATGCCAAAACTGGCGGAGATGTTCCAATTGAAACGACCCGTTGTTCATTCTATTATCAGTAAAATGATCATCAACGAGGAGCTTATGGCGTCACTGGATGACCCCACAGAAACCGTTGTTATGCATCGCAGCGAGCCAAGTCGTCTTCAATCTCTAGCGTTGCAGCTCACCGACAAAGTGAACAATTTTGTCGATTCCAATGAACGTATTTTCGAAATGAAACAAG GGAACTTTTTTTCAAGAGGAAATCAAGGAAATTTCCGCGACAGGCAAAATTACAACCGACAAGGACAGGATTGGGGTCGTCAGAGACGAGATCGCGACAGGGATCGTAATCGCGAAGAGAatcgaaattattaa
- the LOC143262202 gene encoding uncharacterized protein LOC143262202, producing the protein MQAKFRYFINLLSLLRYRPENLLHKLPNWTSEWNNDAQRMKLLLSYFKQIEQKYVHVLSYVFNDNYIPVNAQAMNVVVNQESDRRNLDKLSTLPDCVTHRQILKNPTCSYIRSIITGNNILEKIKEI; encoded by the exons ATGCAAGCGAAATTccgttattttataaatttactcAGTTTACTCAGATACAGACCGGAGAATCTTTTGCATAAATTACCAAATTGGACCAGCGAATGGAACAACGATGCTCAGAGGATGAAGCTTTTGTTAAGTTATTTTAAACAAATAGAACAGAAATACGTACATGTCCTTAGTTACGTGTTCAATGACAACTACATTCCCGTgaat GCCCAAGCAATGAATGTTGTTGTGAATCAGGAAAGCGATCGTCGGAATCTTGATAAATTATCTACTTTACCGGATTGCGTT ACACACAGACAAATCCTCAAGAATCCGACTTGTTCTTACATTCGAAGTATTATAACGGGTAATAACATCCTCGAAAAGATAAAGGAGATATAA
- the LOC143262201 gene encoding uncharacterized protein LOC143262201 isoform X4: MVETSLHNVLQTLSFTFPLLLFVLRYVGFIISFPVIKSTIENIEHDFIATKDPMEMDIFMKQITEARRVVMVLVVVSSGGALLLSLILFIPTILQSQLHIRYLNIFGFFYLELNRNSTLVVYQLIIVLWMGLLSLSCTESSLAVIACYLCGLLEITSYRIRTAVEQLANSATLTSNMIDIRSAMDLHQRASELSANITKSLAIPYLVAVLAVVASFAANIYRLFLALGDLSDKENILFCVPVTLVHLFIIYLNNYSGQKLITSSIGLFNDIYDSLWYRIPPKSQKILLFVLMRSSYQMEFSCAGLFVPSNQGFARMMSTSFSYFTTITSVQ; the protein is encoded by the exons ATGGTAGAAACTTCACTGCATAATGTACTTCAGACGTTATCGTTCACCTTTCCCTTGTTATTATTCGTTTTACGATACGTTGGATTCATCATCAGTTTTCCAGTA ATAAAATCCacaattgaaaatattgaacatGATTTCATTGCGACGAAAGATCCTATGGAAATGGATATATTCATGAAACAAATAACAGAAGCGAGACGCGTGGTCATGGTATTAGTAG TCGTATCATCTGGAGGAGCGTTGCTGTTATCTCTTATACTATTCATTCCTACAATATTGCAATCACAACTTCATATACGTTATCTAAATATTTTTGGATTCTTTTATCTCGAGCTTAATCGGAATTCTACTCTAGTTGTTTATCAACTTATAATTGTACTCTGGATGGGACTATTATCGCTAAGCTGTACGGAATCATCGCTTGCTGTCATTGCCTGTTATTTGTGTGGATTATTGGAAATCACCAG TTACCGAATACGAACAGCTGTTGAGCAGCTGGCGAATTCAGCGACGCTTACATCGAATATGATAGACATACGATCAGCAATGGATTTGCACCAACGTGCTTCTGA ACTCTCAGCAAATATTACGAAGTCTTTGGCGATACCTTATTTAGTGGCAGTCCTAGCAGTTGTTGCCTCGTTTGCTGCAAATATATACCGC CTATTCCTGGCGCTTGGAGATTTGAGTGACAAGGAAAACATATTGTTTTGTGTTCCAGTTACTttggtacatttgttcattatatatttaaacaattatagTGGACAAAAACTGATTACTTCTAGTATTGGATTATTCAATGATAT ATACGATTCATTGTGGTACCGTATACCACCGAAGTCACAGAAAATATTACTATTCGTATTGATGAGAAGTAGTTACCAAATGGAATTTAGTTGCGCTGGTTTATTCGTTCCGTCTAACCAAGGCTTTGCCAGG ATGATGAGCACATCATTTTCGTACTTTACCACAATCACGTCGGTTCAGTAG
- the LOC117228176 gene encoding eukaryotic translation initiation factor 3 subunit C isoform X2 yields the protein MCAFLTCSGTVISRGKIFLYNMSRFFATGYDSDTDTASEEEQVPRGPTAAFTFSDEEEETKRVVRSTKEKRYEEIANLIKLIRNYKKIKDMSSMLSSFEDLMRAYQKALPVITKEEAGQTPRFYVRCLVEMEDFINEIWEDREGRKNMSKNNSKSLTSLRQKLRKYNKDFEDDIAKFRENPDQDDDEEEDKPEEVVESEEEDDSAVAFKKAASEASEPDISKFKKSAADGDDGSESESDWGSSSDSESTSSEDEGQYQNIRERFIKKAADKEEEEDKAKRKEQRKERKDKERKKRKDEDDGEGEWETVKGGVAIASEKPKMFAKDAEINVAAVLKKLSEIIAARGKKRTDRREQIELLHELQSIADAHNLGPAVAVKIKFSIVSSIFDYNPKVSDAMKPEHWTKILERITEMLDMLLSTKDMIIAENVSEDAEEFEVAPYKIHGCVLTLVERLDEEFTKLLKECDPHSNEYVERLKDEKQVSTIIDKVQEYLERQRTASELCRVYLRKIEHLYYKFDPNVLKQREGELGSDVTTSVQVMEKLCKYVYARDGTDRLRTRAILSHIYHHALHDNWFQARDLILMSHLQETIQHSDPATQILYNRIIAHLGLCAFRHANIKDAHNCLVDLMVTGKVKELLAQGLLPQRQHERSKEQEKIEKQRQMPFHMHINLELLECVYLVSAMLIEIPYMAAHEFDARRRMISKTFYQQLRSSERQSLVGPPESMREHVVAAAKAMRNGNWSACNNFIINEKMNAKVWDLFYQADKVRDMLTRLIKEEALRTYLFTYSHVYDSMSMPKLAEMFQLKRPVVHSIISKMIINEELMASLDDPTETVVMHRSEPSRLQSLALQLTDKVNNFVDSNERIFEMKQGNFFSRGNQGNFRDRQNYNRQGQDWGRQRRDRDRDRNREENRNY from the exons ATGTGCGCCTTCCTAACCTGCAGTGGTACTGTCATTTCAAGaggaaaaa TATTTTTGTACAATATGAGTCGATTTTTCGCAACTGGTTATGATTCTGATACTGATACTGCATCAGAAGAAGAGCAAGTACCTAGGGGACCAACTGCAGCTTTCACA TTCAGTGATGAAGAAGAAGAGACAAAACGGGTTGTTCGTTCGACAAAGGAGAAGAGATACGAAGAGATTGCAAATCTCATTAAACTAATACGAAACTATAAAAAGATCAAAGACATGAGCAGTATGCTGTCCA GTTTCGAGGATCTAATGCGTGCCTATCAAAAGGCATTACCTGTAATTACGAAAGAGGAAGCTGGCCAAACACCGCGATTTTATGTCAGATGTTTGGTGGAAATGGAAGATTTCATTAATGAAATATGGGAGGATCGTGAAGGGCGTAAAAATATGTcaaaaaacaattcgaagtctTTAACTTCTTTGCGTCAGAAACTTCGTAAATATAACAAAGACTTTGAAGATGACATAGCCAAGTTCAGAGAGAATCCGGATCAagacgacgacgaggaggaggaTAAAC CCGAAGAAGTTGTAGAATCTGAGGAAGAGGATGACAGTGCTGTAGCTTTCAAGAAAGCTGCTTCCGAAGCAAGCGAACCAGACATATCCAAATTCAAA AAAAGTGCGGCTGATGGTGATGATGGTAGCGAAAGTGAATCTGATTGGGGCAGCTCCTCGGATAGTGAAAGCACGAGTAGCGAAGACGAGGGCCAATATCAAAATATTCGCGAGCGATTCATTAAAAA AGCGGCTGAtaaggaggaggaagaagacAAAGCGAAGCGGAAAGAACAGCGAAAGGAGCGTAAAGACAAGGAAAGGAAAAAGAGGAAGGACGAGGACGATGGTGAAGGCGAATGGGAGACTGTGAAGGGGGGTGTAGCCATCGCATCCGAGAAGCCGAAAATGTTCGCTAAAGATGCTGAGATCAACGTGGCTGCTGTTTTGAAGAAGCTGTCTGAAATCATTGCTGCTCGTGGTAAAAAGCGCACAGACAGACGGGAACAGATAGAGCTGTTGCACGAGTTGCAATCGATAGCTGATGCTCATAATCTTGGGCCAGCTGTGGCGGTGAAGATCAAGTTCTCTATAGTATCCTCTATCTTCGATTACAATCCGAAGGTATCGGACGCGATGAAGCCTGAGCACTGGACCAAGATCCTGGAACGTATAACAGAGATGCTGGACATGCTGCTGAGTACCAAAGACATGATAATCGCCGAGAACGTATCTGAGGATGCGGAAGAGTTTGAGGTCGCTCCGTATAAAATACATGGGTGTGTGTTGACATTAGTAGAACGTTTAGACGAAGAGTTCACGAAACTGTTAAAGGAGTGCGATCCGCACAGTAACGAGTACGTAGAACGATTGAAAGATGAGAAACAAGTGTCGACGATAATTGACAAGGTTCAAGAGTACTTGGAAAGGCAAAGAACCGCGTCCGAACTCTGTCGCGTATATCTACGTAAAATCGAGCATTTGTATTACAAGTTTGATCCGAATGTTCTTAAACAGAGAGAG GGAGAACTCGGTTCAGACGTTACAACGTCCGTCCAAGTAATGGAGAAGCTTTGTAAATATGTTTATGCTCGTGATGGAACGGACAGGCTCAGGACTCGTGCGATCCTTTCTCATATTTATCATCACGCTCTTCACGATAACTGGTTTCAAGCGCGCGACCTAATATTAATGTCTCATTTACAAGAAACCATTCAGCATTCTGATCCAGCTACACAG ATTTTGTACAATAGAATTATAGCTCACCTGGGCTTGTGCGCGTTCCGTCACGCGAATATTAAAGATGCACACAATTGTCTGGTCGATTTGATGGTAACAGGAAAGGTGAAGGAACTTCTGGCGCAAGGTCTTCTTCCTCAAAGACAGCACGAGCGTAGCAAGGAGCAAGAGAAGATCGAGAAACAGAGACAAATGCCGTTCCATATGCACATCAATTTAGAACTTTTGGAATGCGTTTATCTGGTCTCTGCAATGCTCATTGAAATCCCATACATGGCTGCTCATGAGTTCGATGCGAGAAGGAGAATGATTTCGAAGACATTCTATCAACAGTTGAGATCCAGCGAACGTCAGTCGTTGGTTGGTCCTCCGGAATCGATGAGGGAGCACGTTGTGGCCGCGGCGAAAGCGATGCGCAACGGAAACTGGTCGGCATGCAATAATTTCATAATCAACGAGAAGATGAACGCCAAAGTTTGGGATCTTTTCTATCAAGCGGATAAAGTTCGGGACATGCTTACAAGATTGATCAAAGAAGAGGCTTTGAGGACGTATTTATTCACCTATTCGCACGTCTATGATTCTATGTCTATGCCAAAACTGGCGGAGATGTTCCAATTGAAACGACCCGTTGTTCATTCTATTATCAGTAAAATGATCATCAACGAGGAGCTTATGGCGTCACTGGATGACCCCACAGAAACCGTTGTTATGCATCGCAGCGAGCCAAGTCGTCTTCAATCTCTAGCGTTGCAGCTCACCGACAAAGTGAACAATTTTGTCGATTCCAATGAACGTATTTTCGAAATGAAACAAG GGAACTTTTTTTCAAGAGGAAATCAAGGAAATTTCCGCGACAGGCAAAATTACAACCGACAAGGACAGGATTGGGGTCGTCAGAGACGAGATCGCGACAGGGATCGTAATCGCGAAGAGAatcgaaattattaa